In Topomyia yanbarensis strain Yona2022 chromosome 2, ASM3024719v1, whole genome shotgun sequence, one DNA window encodes the following:
- the LOC131679471 gene encoding uncharacterized protein LOC131679471, with the protein MHSSNGTMQQVAYNCKGCDRPDHIENMVACDRCNTWWHFSCAGVTGSVANRSWSCNNCSTFCGSITSIRSTSAQLRLKQLEEKKALEDQQAQKDREFLAQKHQLEIEAEAEKEGGSLRSFRSRRSQVDVHHWVNEQNPEHGKATQPVASTSTPIASSVAAGIAPRPLFPGGQYSLGYTAPVSQPIYTVGTIPIRPQMVPSAAQQHQIIQESGSLQLNQAHMPPMPQVRNQPFQLSTSFGLSKPMLPPMIPMVTTLPSLPDVKDTIDPPIMMPNQRQYIPVTLQQSAACLPPSYLMWPSHAVIAPPSGSVPKGVSFPSNAQSDGAQRHFISSIPELAPEHMHRRQPPVMPNNQYHPTEMNIRPNPSFIVQQPIPPSNPSEYCPVPQQSAPAHIPPSHTVWPTDGLISPQQLAARYVVSKELPKFSGDPLEWPMFLSSFESTTAMCGIQPDENLARLQKSLIGSAREKVQSILTLPSAIPEIIDTLRDECGRPEQLLHCLLSRIRSAPSPNVNKLETLVTFGREVRNLVTYIEASNLQAHLSNPMLLMELVGKLPPSMRLEWGLHCQRISDASLRAFSDYASSIKIAACQVSLPTDYGHADGSSRRSLKKEKDGFVNTHSTDNEHGSEPGEKLTATYSNQNRERRPCLACQCTDHRIRNCDKFFKFTLLERLKFVEQNELCRRCLSGHGKWPCRTKQPCGVHGCTEPHHKLLHSETSKADEENIQQAPAVLSAHCHNLPSSLFKIIPVILHNNERSVSTFAFLDDGSDLTLLENGLADELGLEGVESSLCLQWTSNVSRKESSSKRVQLTISGVDRQSKYTLQNVRTVDNLCLPKQNLDYQELSKRFAFLRGLPIQSYFEAAPRILIGVDNARLKLPLNKRDRRDEEPVAIKTRLGWTVFGGRHETAGHDRVMIHVCNCSDDRKLHDLVKDYFALEDLGVTTLAVPESTEDQRARKILQETTRRTESGRFETGLLWKTDKVVFPNSYPMAVRRLKCLERRLRLDSNLQKAVTDQIAEYEELGYAHKATTEELGNTDHQRVWYLPLGVVCNPRKPNKIRVVWDAAATVNGISLNSKLLKGPDLLTPLLSVLCRFRQRQYAIAGDIRQMFHQLQIREEDRHSQRFLWRSDEHSTPEIYIMDVATFGASCSPCSAQYVKNTNARDFSERYPEAATAIINNTYVDDYLDSRDTIEEAAKLAVDVRTVHSKAGFEIRNWQSNSDQVLRRVGVETTNAVKSFSAEKTTVAERVLGIMWIPDEDVFVFAAQFRSDLQPLLTGEIIPTKRQILQVVMSLFDPLGLIATYTIHGKIIIQDVWRSGIKWDEPIKENDFTNWQRWVKLAPELDRVRIPRCYFPNYGQQSYQSLQLHVFVDASELAYCCVAYFRIIDGNTPRCILVASKAKVTPLQPQTIPRNELNAAVLGIRLMKTITENHNLPIQQRFLWTDSTTVLSWLKADPRKYRQYVAFRIAEILAETTIEEWNWVPTKMNIADHATKWGSGPSFDAQNIWFRGPDFLYLPETNWPSRKLDLNEATEELRNLHVHRRTSNRELVEFSKFSRFEDLLKRLAYLHHFARKCRSHDRALPVSRSVSLTQHDYIVAEKSLWRMVQAEAFETEIAVLKQNADLPIAQRLRLGKTSPLKGLSPFLDEDGIIRMESRIDPKAAYYCFNFRNPVILPRQSHVTELLILRFHQRYGHANKSTVMNEMQQKFHVPKLRSVVNKIVKKCMWCRVYRAKPIEPRMAPLPQVRVTPYVRPFTFVGLDYFGPLLVKRGRSNHKRWVALFTCLTVRAIHVEVVHSLSAESCKMAIRRFIARRGTPQQIFSDNGTNFRGAARELSEEIKTINRSIAAAFTNAETEWHFNPPSAPHMGGAWERKVRSVKEALKVLSHRDKLDDEGLTTLLSEAEMIVNSHPLTFVPLETPEQEVVTPNNFLLMSSGGASNTNRSPAHESICLRTNWKLLQHLLNQFWKRWVQAYLPTIARRTKWFSEQKSLQEGDLVIVVDETVRNGWLRGRIIKTYPGLDGQVRKVDVLTNNGTLQRPVIKVALLDVLNDSKANHG; encoded by the coding sequence ATGCATTCTAGCAATGGTACAATGCAGCAAGTAGCCTATAACTGCAAAGGATGTGACCGTCCGGATCACATTGAAAATATGGTTGCTTGCGACAGATGTAACACATGGTGGCACTTTAGCTGCGCCGGTGTGACGGGATCAGTTGCCAACCGTTCATGGAGCTGTAATAACTGTTCGACATTCTGTGGCTCGATCACATCGATCAGATCAACAAGTGCTCAGTTACGATTAAAACAGTTAGAGGAGAAGAAAGCCTTGGAGGACCAACAGGCCCAGAAGGACCGAGAATTCCTAGCCCAGAAACATCAGTTAGAGATTGAGGCTGAGGCAGAAAAGGAAGGAGGAAGTCTGAGGAGTTTCAGAAGCCGGCGAAGCCAAGTTGACGTGCACCACTGGGTAAACGAGCAAAACCCAGAACATGGAAAAGCTACCCAACCAGTTGCCAGTACTTCCACGCCTATCGCGTCCTCGGTAGCAGCAGGAATAGCTCCAAGACCACTCTTTCCCGGCGGACAATACTCTCTAGGCTACACCGCTCCAGTGTCACAGCCTATTTATACAGTCGGTACGATACCGATTCGCCCACAGATGGTCCCTTCGGCTGCCCAACAACATCAAATAATTCAAGAATCTGGCTCATTGCAGTTGAATCAAGCTCATATGCCACCGATGCCTCAGGTTCGAAATCAGCCATTTCAACTCAGTACTTCATTCGGTTTATCGAAGCCCATGCTTCCTCCAATGATACCGATGGTAACAACACTTCCGTCGTTGCCTGATGTTAAAGACACAATCGACCCGCCTATAATGATGCCAAATCAACGACAATATATCCCGGTTACACTACAACAATCAGCAGCTTGTCTTCCGCCATCATATCTTATGTGGCCTTCCCACGCAGTCATAGCGCCACCATCAGGGTCGGTCCCAAAGGGCGTATCCTTTCCCTCAAATGCGCAATCGGACGGAGCGCAGCGACATTTTATTTCATCTATACCCGAACTCGCACCTGAACATATGCATAGGCGGCAACCACCGGTGATGCCCAATAATCAATATCATCCCACAGAAATGAATATTAGACCGAATCCATCATTTATAGTGCAACAGCCAATACCACCATCAAACCCGTCGGAGTACTGTCCAGTGCCTCAACAATCTGCCCCAGCACACATTCCACCGTCGCATACCGTATGGCCAACAGACGGTCTCATCAGTCCGCAACAGCTTGCAGCACGCTACGTTGTCAGCAAAGAGTTGCCTAAATTCTCGGGTGATCCTTTAGAGTGGCCAATGTTTTTAAGCTCATTTGAATCAACTACGGCTATGTGTGGAATACAGCCTGATGAAAACCTCGCGAGGCTACAGAAAAGCCTAATAGGAAGTGCGAGAGAGAAGGTCCAGAGTATCCTCACTCTTCCATCAGCAATCCCGGAAATAATTGACACACTTAGAGACGAATGCGGCCGACCGGAGCAACTGCTTCATTGCTTGCTTTCAAGAATACGTTCCGCTCCTTCTCCGAACGTAAACAAACTTGAAACGCTAGTCACATTCGGGAGAGAGGTGCGAAACCTAGTTACATACATCGAGGCGTCCAATTTACAAGCCCATCTCTCCAATCCGATGCTGCTAATGGAGCTAGTAGGAAAGTTACCACCTAGTATGCGCTTGGAGTGGGGGCTTCATTGTCAGCGCATTTCCGATGCTTCATTAAGAGCATTCAGTGATTATGCGTCGTCGATCAAAATAGCTGCCTGTCAGGTCAGTTTACCAACGGACTATGGTCATGCCGACGGCAGCTCCCGTCGCAGTTTAAAGAAAGAGAAGGATGGCTTTGTCAACACTCATTCTACCGATAATGAACATGGCTCAGAGCCAGGCGAGAAACTAACAGCTACCTATTCAAACCAAAATAGAGAGAGGAGACCATGTCTAGCGTGTCAGTGCACTGATCACAGAATCCGGAACTGTGACAAATTCTTCAAGTTTACTCTTCTTGAACGACTTAAGTTTGTGGAGCAAAATGAATTGTGTAGGCGTTGTCTAAGCGGACATGGTAAGTGGCCTTGTAGAACTAAGCAACCATGTGGTGTACACGGTTGCACAGAGCCACATCATAAACTACTGCATTCAGAAACTTCGAAAGCAGATGAAGAAAATATTCAACAAGCTCCAGCGGTTTTATCGGCACATTGCCATAATCTACCTTCTTCACTTTTTAAAATTATCCCGGTAATACTACATAACAACGAAAGATCTGTTTCTACATTCGCGTTTCTGGACGATGGATCGGATCTAACGCTGCTGGAGAATGGTCTCGCTGATGAATTAGGATTGGAAGGAGTTGAAAGCTCACTTTGTCTCCAATGGACTAGCAATGTAAGCAGGAAAGAGTCGTCTTCAAAAAGAGTGCAATTAACCATATCTGGAGTTGATCGTCAATCTAAATATACTCTGCAAAATGTTCGAACAGTAGACAATCTATGTCTCCCGAAGCAAAATCTGGATTATCAAGAACTATCCAAACGATTTGCGTTCCTGAGAGGTCTCCCTATCCAAAGCTACTTCGAGGCTGCACCGAGAATCCTGATAGGAGTTGACAATGCGAGGCTTAAGTTACCTCTTAATAAGAGAGACAGGCGAGACGAAGAACCGGTAGCTATTAAGACACGATTGGGATGGACTGTGTTTGGAGGTCGGCACGAAACAGCGGGACACGACAGAGTCATGATTCATGTCTGTAACTGCTCTGATGATCGAAAACTTCATGATTTGGTGAAAGATTACTTTGCCCTGGAAGATTTGGGAGTCACTACGTTGGCCGTACCGGAGTCGACGGAGGATCAACGCGCCCGCAAGATTTTGCAGGAAACAACAAGGAGGACGGAATCTGGCCGATTCGAGACAGGATTGCTCTGGAAGACTGATAAagtagtgtttccaaatagTTACCCGATGGCAGTGCGTAGGCTCAAATGCTTAGAACGCCGGCTACGTTTAGATTCGAACTTGCAGAAGGCAGTGACTGACCAGATTGCTGAGTATGAAGAACTAGGGTATGCTCACAAAGCGACCACAGAAGAACTAGGCAACACAGACCACCAACGTGTGTGGTATTTGCCTTTGGGAGTAGTCTGTAACCCTCGTAAgccaaacaagatacgtgtcgTATGGGACGCAGCTGCAACAGTTAATGGAATTTCGCTTAACTCCAAGCTGCTAAAAGGACCGGATCTTTTGACTCCGCTCTTATCTGTTTTATGTCGGTTCCGACAAAGGCAGTACGCTATTGCGGGCGATATTCGCCAAATGTTTCATCAGCTACAGATTCGAGAAGAAGATCGGCACTCACAAAGGTTTCTGTGGCGCAGCGATGAACATTCCACGCCCGAGATCTACATCATGGATGTGGCTACGTTTGGGGCAAGCTGTTCTCCGTGCTCAGCGcaatatgtaaaaaacacaaatgCCCGAGATTTTTCAGAACGGTATCCTGAAGCAGCGACTGCCATCATCAATAACACATATGTGGATGACTACCTGGACAGCAGAGACACCATCGAAGAGGCGGCAAAGTTAGCAGTGGATGTGCGTACAGTACACAGTAAAGCTGGTTTCGAAATCCGGAATTGGCAATCTAATTCAGATCAGGTTCTGAGACGGGTCGGTGTAGAGACGACGAATGCTGTAAAAAGCTTTTCAGCAGAAAAAACAACAGTAGCAGAACGAGTGCTAGGTATAATGTGGATTCCGGACGAAGATGTCTTCGTGTTCGCCGCACAGTTTAGATCAGATCTACAACCTTTACTAACGGGCGAAATTATTCCAACCAAGAGGCAAATTTTACAAGTTGTCATGAGCCTGTTTGATCCGCTAGGACTAATTGCCACCTATACAATTCACGGAAAGATTATCATACAGGATGTGTGGAGATCAGGAATCAAATGGGATGAACCTATTAAAGAGAACGATTTCACAAACTGGCAGCGGTGGGTAAAACTTGCACCAGAACTAGATCGTGTGAGAATACCCAGATGCTATTTTCCTAATTATGGACAACAAAGTTATCAGTCACTGCAACTCCATGTGTTCGTAGATGCAAGTGAGCTGGCGTACTGTTGCGTTGCATACTTTCGTATCATAGATGGTAACACCCCAAGATGTATACTGGTAGCTTCCAAAGCCAAGGTTACTCCCCTACAACCGCAGACAATTCCCAGAAATGAACTAAACGCCGCAGTGTTGGGAATTCGGCTGATGAAAACAATAacagaaaatcacaatttaccTATTCAGCAACGGTTTCTATGGACAGACTCGACGACTGTTTTATCGTGGCTCAAGGCAGACCCTCGTAAATATCGTCAATACGTAGCCTTCAGAATCGCAGAGATACTTGCCGAAACAACGATTGAGGAATGGAATTGGGTACCAACTAAGATGAATATTGCCGATCATGCAACAAAGTGGGGAAGCGGACCAAGTTTCGATGCTCAGAACATTTGGTTCCGTGGGcctgattttttatatttgccAGAAACAAACTGGCCTTCGAGAAAGCTTGATCTAAATGAGGCGACGGAGGAACTACGAAACCTTCACGTACATAGGCGAACGTCAAACCGAGAATTGGTCGAGTTTTCTAAGTTTTCTCGTTTTGAAGATCTCTTGAAACGACTTGCGTATTTACATCATTTTGCGAGAAAATGTCGTTCACACGACAGAGCGTTACCAGTATCACGGAGCGTTTCACTAACTCAGCACGATTATATAGTTGCAGAGAAAAGTTTGTGGAGAATGGTGCAAGCTGAAGCTTTTGAGACGGAAATTGCGGTACTGAAACAAAATGCTGATTTGCCGATTGCCCAGCGTTTACGCCTTGGTAAGACTAGCCCACTAAAAGGTTTATCTCCGTTCTTAGATGAAGATGGCATCATCAGAATGGAAAGTCGCATAGATCCGAAGGCCGCATACTACTGTTTTAACTTCCGAAATCCGGTGATTTTACCTAGGCAGAGCCATGTAACGGAATTGCTCATTCTACGATTTCATCAACGATACGGTCATGCTAACAAAAGTACAGTGATGAACGAAATGCAACAGAAATTCCACGTTCCTAAACTACGGTCAGTCGTGAACAAGATCGTGAAGAAGTGTATGTGGTGCCGTGTATACCGAGCTAAGCCGATCGAGCCAAGGATGGCGCCACTCCCACAGGTACGAGTCACTCCGTATGTTCGTCCATTCACATTTGTTGGATTGGACTACTTTGGACCGTTACTAGTGAAACGAGGAAGAAGCAACCATAAGCGCTGGGTGGCACTGTTCACCTGCCTCACAGTGCGTGCCATTCATGTGGAGGTGGTGCATTCATTATCTGCGGAGTCTTGCAAAATGGCTATCCGAAGGTTCATCGCTAGAAGAGGGACACCTCAACAGATCTTCAGCGACAATGGCACCAATTTCCGAGGTGCAGCGAGAGAACTGTCTGAAGAGATTAAAACAATTAACCGTTCGATAGCCGCAGCATTTACCAATGCTGAAACAGAATGGCACTTCAATCCGCCATCAGCCCCTCACATGGGTGGCGCATGGGAAAGAAAGGTTCGCTCAGTGAAGGAGGCCCTCAAAGTACTGTCCCATCGTGACAAGTTGGACGACGAGGGACTAACAACGCTTTTATCGGAAGCAGAGATGATCGTCAACTCACATCCGCTTACATTTGTACCTTTGGAGACGCCAGAGCAGGAAGTAGTAACCCCGAACAACTTCCTCCTAATGAGCTCGGGCGGAGCCTCCAACACGAATAGATCTCCAGCACATGAATCAATCTGCCTGAGAACAAACTGGAAACTCTTACAGCATCTACTCAACCAATTTTGGAAGCGTTGGGTTCAAGCTTATCTTCCAACTATCGCCAGAAGAACCAAGTGGTTTTCGGAACAAAAATCATTGCAGGAAGGTGATTTAGTGATTGTGGTAGACGAAACTGTACGAAACGGTTGGTTGCGAGGCCGTATAATAAAGACCTACCCAGGACTAGACGGCCAGGTACGTAAAGTTGACGTGCTAACTAATAATGGAACATTACAACGACCAGTGATCAAGGTGGCTCTTCTGGATGTTCTAAATGATAGTAAGGCCAACCATGGATAG